TGCTGCGGGTCTTCCTGGCCTCCTTTTCCCATGCTTGGGAATCCAGAGTACCAGGTCAGCTACTTCTTCCTTGCTCCTGTCCGGCGAACTTCAACCTCCTTTtcctgtagcagtatgtgactaaagcgctgctacgaacttaaaaccaccttgaacactacattttccccttaacacaaaatcaaaaccatgcaaagttaaatgcatgattgaaagttttcctttgatatcaagaaaatttgtaaatGTCAACTGACACAAAAGTTAATGGTCTTTTACACCCTAACTTTAAAAAGTTTTGGTTTCCAAATCTTAAGAATTTACTTTACTAACTAGATGTTTTATCTTAAAAGCTGCTCATGCCTTACACAGTGGCTATGTAATGCTGAGACTTTACCTTATGATCAATACTTTATCAAGcattttcatgacattttaAACCGCATAACGATATGTTGGCATTTCAAAATAATTGCAGAATACTTttagtatctaattatgtaccAAGTACCAAGTTGGACAATTCCATGTGTATATAATATTTTTGCAGTGAAAATTTCTCACATTGCATCATGATTGTATatcattgttttatgtttgtttttcaggatGACATCATTATGGGCACCCTGACAGTCCGTGAAAACCTGGAATTCTCCGCCGCCCTCCGCTTACCCACATCCATCTCACacaaggagaagaaggagagaGTCCGCCAGGTGTTGGTAGAGTTGGGGCTCACGCAGTGTGCAGAGACCAAGGTATTTAGGGTTAAAGATATGCAATGCAGTGTCATTGACATTTGTCAGTAGTGAGACTATGAAatagttttcatttaaaaaagttTTCCTAACATTCTCTCTCCACGCTTTCCTTCACTATAAACTGTTATTGAACATTCTTGATCTAACATCTACCAacatgattccgccacccttaaaagatacatccaaacaaatctccaatGCAACATCCCCAAGTatcatgcactcctgtatatctaaactgtgcatacctgggggatgctgcactaacTTACTAAGAGATCTCTAAAATCCACAGTTTTCCAAGGTGCAAATTTATGTAACTCGGCAGATTAATGTAAATGGAGGCTACTATATATAATAGGTAGATTAGAATTTCATTTTATCAAAGGTAATTACCAAATGTGTATGAAACTAACTGCATCATGTACAATGTCCCTGAGACTGAcacatacaaaaattgaattgttACTGAGGCCTTCTCATagatgtcttgaacacctggatatgtaaggtgtatattttgtacatgcctcggggattactgatgcaTAAAGTAGATCTCTTTGAATTCACtggttttttttctgtaatgtggcGATCCCTATACTATCCCTATATCATTGATATAGCAGTGATGTCAAgttagaagtccaggaagactagtggtgtgccttagggcacaTCACGTATGGATattctaaataaacaaacaaacaaatactggGTAACCTGGTTGGATTAGaggtttgttgtacatgtagttactacatgtatttagcatTATGCATAATTCTTGAGGTATGAAAAATGCAATATCTATAATTTCAATAATTCTTGCTGCAGGTTGGAACAGAAATGATCCGTGGCGTGTCGGGTGGAGAGCGTAAACGGACCAACATCGGGATGGAGCTGATCACAGCGCCGCCTGTCCTGTTCCTGGACGAACCAACCACAGGCCTGGACGCCAGCACGGCAAATGTAGTCATGATGCTCTTGCAAAGGTGGGTTGAGAATGTAGGATTCAATTTCACAATGCAACAGTAACCATCATAGGTGGCATTGATGGCTGATGTTTTAGGCTATTGGACATGTGGATCAAGAGGTTTTGGGTTCCTGGCTAGAAGTTGTCTCCCTATAGTAtaggaaaggtacttaacacaactttccttcCTCCACCCAGTAAATTGGTACCTTAATTTGTTTGGAGAGGTAAAAAGACTGTGAAAGGAGAGAGAATCAGATGCAGGGCCCGCCATCCAATAACATACCCCACACCGTACTTTTACTGCGCCCATGGCCATACAAGTCTATGGGACGTTGAGTACCTTTTTTACCTTACCTAGAATTAAAAGTGTCATTATTTATTAAAAGTGTCATTGAATGTGGTCTAGAACTTCAGAAGTTGCTTTTCGGGGAACAAGTacgagagtgagtgagtgagtgagtgagtgagtgagtgagtgagtgagtgagtgagtgagtgagtgagtgagtgagtgagtgagtgagtgagtgagtgagtgagtgagtgaaggaaGGGTTATGTCCAAAGTGCAGTCAATTATCTCTACTATCCATACCAGATATAGCTTCAGTCATTCACTCACTATCCAGTGTAATGTCttctgttccccatcatctaCTAGTAGGGGTTTTACGTGCTTTCACATTGgttggggggtggggtgggggctAATACATTCAATACATTTTACACCAGCTagtctgcctggcgctccactgtGGATTGTCTTGTttcaatttttaataaagataaagattcaATATATTCTGTTACCTTCTCTACACCTTGTTAGTAAACAAACCAAATATTTTTTAGGCTTTCGCAAAGAGGCAAGACCATCATCTTTTCCATTCACCAGCCCCGATTCTCCATCTTCCGTCTCTTTGACTCCCTCATGCTGCTGGCCAATGGGGAGGCCGTGTACCATGGCGCAGCTGATCAGGCCTTGGATTACTTTAAGTCCATCGGTGAGTCTCATGTGTGTGATCTGTAGAGTTAGGTCTGAACCTACTGTAagagtgtggttcaagcgcctaactggtccagaccttttagcctagtggcaAGTGTACACATGTGTTTGAATGGTGCATGACTACCCGGGTTCGAGTTATACAGTCTCTTCACTCCGGGGATCAAACCCAGGCCAACCCAGGCCAACTCAGAACAAGGCAAATTGTCCTTTAACCTAAGGAATTGCTAAAATTGTCTTGTCTAATTTGTATTGTCCAGGCCATGAATGTGAACTTCACAACAACCCAGCTGACTTCTTCCTGGACGTGATCAACGGTGACTCCACAGCTGTGGCAGCCGTCATGAAAGACATCGAGAAGGAGGAAAAAATGGAAGGTAAAGAAAAATGTGTCAAAATGATATTTTCCCCTTAACATTTGACCTAGAATAATCTCATATGTCATTGTGGAatattacagtactgtattcTTCTAAGGTACAAGAGCCAATTGttattacatttgtacttgccAATGATTTGATAACATTTAGCTACCTTTCTCAGGGTTTAATAGACTCTTCAAGTCCTTGCCACATTGTGCCCTAGTGGCAAGGTTGCAGGTAGTAGTAGAGTTCCTTAAGCCAGGTAAGGAATTCAAAGATAGCCTTAAGGTAAGAGACAATTGATATTGACATTGCGAGTGTGATTGTGAGCCAAATGACAAAGAAGAACAGGAATTAAGACAAATAAATCGCATCCTTAAATGCTTGGGAAAAACTTCATTCTATTTTACATCCTGTATTTTGCAAACtgtattttacatatttttccCCCAGAACTATCAGTTGAAGTCCtgaatgacaacaacaaaaaggacAGCACCAACAGTGAAAACAGCAGTGTCATGTTGACCCAACAGTACGCAAAGTCGAGGTTCTACCAAGAAACCATGGCTCAGTTAGAACCTCTGGTGGCAAAACAGGACACTCTGGGAACCAAATACACCAAACAGGAAGTCAGTTACAGGACCAGTTTCTTACACCAGGTATGTGGACACCAATGTATACACTGCAGTTTCTGTGtgttctgccagagggtgcTACTGCCTGTTAGGCATTGCTTGTGAAAATCATTATGGCCACATTTCTTTCTGAAATTCTTCCCTAGATGCATTAACCTAAATGCAGTTCTTGAAGAGGAACAGATAAGCATTGAGTGTGTGTTAGAATAATCAAATATTGGTTTAACTTACTCCACTAAACTAACAACTAATTGTTTGCAGTGTACTTACTTTTGGTTCTCTGTATCCTTTTCAGTGCAAAATTGTGATCAAAAGGACAGTGAAGAACTTAGCGCGTAATCCACAAGCATCTGTTGCTCAGGTTTGTCTAGTTTTTTATTCTAATATAGTCATGATACTCATTGCACAACCGCCACAGTGTCTTTGCATAAAACAGGAGAAATTTGCTTGCCAATGTTTCGATTGACCTTGCTCAGGGACCTTCCTCAGGGAACTTATGGCTGGTTTTATTTGAACTGCAGCTAGATGGCGCTGCAGTGAGACAACTGTGGTACCAAATgtgactaagcttgtatcccccctcatcacggctCATGCCTTCAATAAACTTTCAGATCCACACTTAATACAATTTACACTTTGTATTAAGATCTAATTTGAGATTCTACCCTGTTACTTTGTTCTCATAAATTGACGGAAAATTGTGAAGATATTAATGTTTAATGTAAGAAACATAATCATTTCAGGTGATGTTGAACATCGTCTTTGCCTTGATCATCGGCATCATCTATCTACAAATAGATGACAGTGCATCCACTGGTGTTCAGAACAGGTTAGTAGTGTCTGCATATGATTCATAAGATTTACAATATGTTGTTCCCTCCCTCTCCCTACCCATTGTTTCAGTTACTTAtaagttttgttgttgattttttttttttacaccaggCTTCCATAACTTTAATTTAAAGCTGTAAGTGTGCAAATTAACTTCTTGTGCATTTTGGTTGTCTTACATGTCTAACATGAAGGTTATTGTTACCCTGCGTCTAAACCAAAAAGTTGGGAGTTTGATTCCCAGCTGTTGGCGCtaacctgacatgcacgctactggaaaagggtcacagtccttaggacgagcCGCAGTCCACTTTTCGTTTACTTGTCGAAAAGGGCTAGGGTAATTCCCCTGGTACAATGAATATGTAAattatactgtacatagtgtctgtcttctctgtcacaaccaatgGAAGTATATCTCTTCCCTCAGGTGTTTCCCTGAAGAGATATTGTAAGACTTCCATTGGTCGTGACAGCTAAACAGGTTCAAGATCACTAATTCTCCTTTCAATTCCTTCATATCTTCTTATTCTCATGGTCATGTTTATTTTGCAGTCTGCCCCCATGTATATTTATATTCAACAGCACAGCACATCAGTAGCCCCTAACATAAAAATCTTTTCTCCATATAGAACTGGTGTGTTCTTTTTTCTGGCCACCAACATGATGTTTGGAAGTTTGTCAGCTGTGGACCTTTTTGCCAGAGAAAGGCAAATCtttgtgtaagttttttttaaattttcttcttgaaacaatagtggtttaatttttttttttttttttttttatgcagGAGTggtgtgttctttttttttgcaacaaatCTGACGTTTGGCAGCGTTTCAGCTGTGGCCATTTTTGCCTACGAAAGGTCCCTTTTTGTGtaagctttttttttcatctttttgcatgatttttatttttgttttcattttttctttggTGTTTTTGAATAGTTCTTATTCCCTAGTCTGTAATCAAGTTGATGACATTCTAAAAGTAATTGCTGAAATTGTTTAACTGGTAGTCACACTTTAGTTGAGAAACACTTTTTCTAAGTTACAATTTATTCTGAGTACTCTATAAAACTACAATCAATCAAATTGTCTTCATAATGCTGCAAAACAACAAGAAtcaaacttgaaaaaaagataaaaaggaTTTCAAGACTTAAAAAATAATACTGAGCACAGTCAGCATTCCATTTGTCAATCTCATAGTTTTTGATTCGGGTATCCCACAGGAGTTTTTGGTATCCCACAAGATCTTGGTATCCCACAGGAGTTTTAGGTATCCTACAGGAGATATTGGTATCCCAAAAGAGTTCTGAGAATCTCACAAGATCTTACTGTGTGTTTCATGTATAATTcatcaaaatgaaattgaatcaTATTAATTATATTATACTATTattatattatcatattatgatAACCTCCTGCCATCCAATGAATACCTGCTTTGTTGCCTAAAAGTTTCTACAGTAGAACATGCATgttaatgtatattttttttaaatatgaatgatgttgtttgatttttttttaattcccttCAGCCATGAGTCAGCCAGTGGTTATTACCGAGTGTCCACCTACTTCTTCTCCAAGatcttctgtgatgtcatcccTATGCGTCTCATCCCTGTCACCATCTTTGGTGTCATCGCATACTGGATGATCGGTAGGGACTTATTGCTTTGAAAATCCTTTGaccttgcctctggaccaagaggttgggagtttgaatcccggctgtagATGCTCACACtgggacagccctatgttcctcCAAACTCACAACTTCTTGGTTCAGAggttgaaactttgaaacatgttttttttctcccagTATTCTACATACTCCACAGTGACATCTTCTATCATCTCTTTTTGAAGATATCATCATGTGTATAGATATTCTGCCATCACTACCAGTGCTCCATGTATCATTAAAGAAGACAGGGTTTATAATTGTTCGGTGGTTACTTTTTTTGGAGTTTTACAAAGGGCAAGTAAACTCTTTTATAGTTATGATCCTGACCAAtggtaattaccttcgccgagaaggttatgttttgcatcGCCTCCATGTGGTGTGCATCTGTTAACACGGTAAATTAAAAGTATTAGATATTGGGCCCCTAGCAActctctatggtactgcagcagagcttccagttttgatatctcatgttctgaacatgctatggtcatgatttcggAGTGGTTGATAGCACTCGtgagggagagtaagtcgtgtgggtttgggcccccaagCGAgtgttttggaactgcaggagccgattttgtttcaaacactTTATGTAATATTCTCCTCTGATGCATCACCACAGGGTTGCGACCAGAGGTCactgccttcttcttcttcctcctgaCGTTGTTCAGCACCACCATGGCAGCATCCAGCATCGCCTTCGCCATCAGTGCCACCACACCCATCTTCCAAGTCGCACAGATCTTCATCACTCTGGCCTTCATCTTCATGCTGGTAAcagctttttttatttgtttattttgcacaaCTTCAAAACCAATTTGTACAGGGAATACATTgagctgcgtaagaccagactgtaaaggctgtgttcatttgtttattttgcactgTTAAATCAATTTTGTATAATATTTAAGTACATCGAGCTGCATAGGACCAGACTGTAAAGTTTTATCCACTCATACCATGAAGAACCCTtactcttattgataagtgtgatgggttctttaacatttaACAAGATGTGACTCTTTTCACTTTTGGTTTGTGGGGCCTCTTATCTGAGAGGATGCCCCTAACGGAAGCTGTAGTTTCTCATTTTCAGCCTATAAGGAAATTAAGGTTTAAGTGCTTTTCCCATGGGTGCAATATTGTGACCTGCTACAAAGATTCAAACGCAGAAcctttacatgtagatgctaAATGTCAACAACTGTAACCAGATGACCACCTTGCCGCCCATCTAAAGAGGAAATAACTAATACATAGACAGATTATATTTTATAACTATATATTACATGTTCACCTCTTTGTTATCCCTGAAAATATCTATATTTTCCTTATCAATCCAGATAAGAATGTGCATGGGAGTTGTTTTCAATGTATGACTGACAAATTATTTACCATATTTCCTCAGTTGATGGGAGGTTTCCTGGTCAACCTGAAGTCAGTGGGACCCTGGATCAACTGGCTGAAGTACTTCAGTATCGTCAGATACTGCCTTAATGTACGTGCACATCATTTGCTTCTCaatagttactgttacagtaactgtagctCTCACAGAAATTACAACTGTTATGGAAAACACATAACTCCTCTTGAACAAAAACTGTCTACTGAATgatgtttttaaacattttctctgttattcttgaatttttcacaaatatccttacatacatgtagtgcagtGGGAATCTTTAAATTCTTACATACTACAGGTTGTGTTTACCCttaagcactctgaagtagtcgtttggcacccaattcgctattggttacagagtcaggcagcaggaagaaggttaaagcaGTCTAGAATATTGAGCatggcctgtccttggtgctgaattggcAGTTTTTACCCTTGGCTTTGTTGCACAGGAATCAGAAAAGAATTTACATATCTCTGACATGATCTTATAGGCTGACAATACAAGGCAGATGCCTTGAAACAACAATGTTTTTAGGTTCTAAATATTAATTTTTAATACAGGTCACATACTGTAGATTCtgacatttttgttgtgttttaacTCCTCACACTGCGAACACTCTTATGTTACTATGTACACAGTTGGGTATTCAAAAGGAATGTTGATGCTTTTTAGCTCCTAGTATTCATTTCAAAAGCAGCAAACAAACTagatttttgaattttttgctgtatttttaACTCCTCACTCTGCAAAGACTGTCTTCTGTTGCTATGTACACAATTGTCACAACCTTGCATTAAAATAATACTGCAAAATCTCAATTGTAACTGAGCCTTAAAATTTAAGCGCTGCAAATTTTAATTAATTTCACAGTCCCAACATTTTGTACCATGTTCTAGGGCCTTTCCAGGGCAAATTTAGATTTAATTTAGTTAGAGTCctgacattttgtatatttcccAGGGCCTTTCAAAGGCAAAATTAAAtgaagtaactgttacagttagaGTCCTgacattttgtaccatttttccACGGGCTTTCCAGGGCAAATTTAAATGATTTAGAGTCCTgacattttgtaccattttccAGGGCCTGACCATCCCAGAGTTCCGTGACCGCCTGTTCTGTGACGCGGGTAACATCACCAGTACTGCAGCCCCTGTAGGGGAACCCAACGTAGCCGGGTCTGTATGGTGAGTACCATATAACATCCATGGGTATCTCTCGGCCAGGTTACATTATATATATGCTCCTTTGAAAAATGGTGTATGTGAgtgatctctagtgcagcacctccaggtatgtacagtttagatatgcattTATACTGGATAATGTTGCACTGGAGATATCgggagaaatctttattgacacaacaaatttaagtacagcgacttttgtaaggtctgcTAAATCTTTTCatacagtcaagtggatacaaatgaattaacttaATACACAAATGGATagtatgagtaaatcaacatgttgagtccaacgtatcATTTTCCCAATTTGTTCTAAAGTCTCAACATTCTCCTTAGATGAGGATGCATTTTCTCATCTCTATATCGACCTGCCAGAACTATGTTTGTAGACATTACTAACAAAATTCAAAAATATGTACTATACAGGACTTTGGCTTTGAAATTTCTTGCCCTTGAGGAATTTACCTACAGTGCAGTAGCCTGCATGAAAGTGCATGATAGTAGCATACATTGTCAGGCAATGCCTGAAAAGATTTGGCATCCATTAGGTTAACTAACATTTAGTAGATTAAATCTTAACTGTCTTcaacatttgttttgaattCACTTCACAAGTATCATAACACTGTTTGCtggcacatgtacacatgtaatcGGCTAATATGTCTTTGTGCCTTTTAGTGGTTTGCTCTACATAATGCTAATATATTATACTTTGGCGATATGACTTCATCCTAGGTTGCTTTGACAGCATAAAGTCCTTGAATTTGTTGAAACTACACTGTCTTCTGTTTAAATCTTTGCCATGTTATTTTTGGGAATCATGTAATTGCATTCTCAATATACATTGTTCAATGCTACATTCTTTTCATCCAAAAAAGTTTATTTCACTGTATCAAAATGTTCACACTATAA
The nucleotide sequence above comes from Branchiostoma lanceolatum isolate klBraLanc5 chromosome 14, klBraLanc5.hap2, whole genome shotgun sequence. Encoded proteins:
- the LOC136448385 gene encoding broad substrate specificity ATP-binding cassette transporter ABCG2-like gives rise to the protein MAETQQRDGNGIVLLSMKEAGKEMAQVTPKETNGGVDGPNGDVPPSTSPTWLSRSGSGKRRDRGVTLTCHGVGYEVDVKAKACARAVKKPILQNINGVFKPGMNAIMGPTGGGKTTLLDVLAARKEPEGLSGLVLSDGGPLPNNFKCMTGYVVQDDIIMGTLTVRENLEFSAALRLPTSISHKEKKERVRQVLVELGLTQCAETKVGTEMIRGVSGGERKRTNIGMELITAPPVLFLDEPTTGLDASTANVVMMLLQRLSQRGKTIIFSIHQPRFSIFRLFDSLMLLANGEAVYHGAADQALDYFKSIGHECELHNNPADFFLDVINGDSTAVAAVMKDIEKEEKMEELSVEVLNDNNKKDSTNSENSSVMLTQQYAKSRFYQETMAQLEPLVAKQDTLGTKYTKQEVSYRTSFLHQCKIVIKRTVKNLARNPQASVAQVMLNIVFALIIGIIYLQIDDSASTGVQNRTGVFFFLATNMMFGSLSAVDLFARERQIFVHESASGYYRVSTYFFSKIFCDVIPMRLIPVTIFGVIAYWMIGLRPEVTAFFFFLLTLFSTTMAASSIAFAISATTPIFQVAQIFITLAFIFMLLMGGFLVNLKSVGPWINWLKYFSIVRYCLNGLTIPEFRDRLFCDAGNITSTAAPVGEPNVAGSVCVSGNTYMTVQEIDYTLFGQWSNILGLWGITIICLTLCYIQLRRIKKLK